The nucleotide sequence GCAAAGGCATTATGGAGAGCGAAAGAGTTGAGTGAAGAAGAGCTTATGGAAAAAAGTCGAGTAGAGGTGAGTGGAGAATGATTTTAATGATTGATAATTATGATTCTTTTACATTTAATCTAGTCCAATATTTAGGAGAGCTTGGTCAAGAGCTTGTGGTAAAGCGAAATGATGAGATTACGATTGAAGAGATTCGAGAACTGAACCCGCGATTTTTGATGATTTCACCGGGCCCTTGTTCTCCGAATGAAGCAGGCATCAGCATGGATGCCATTCGTGAGTTTTCCGGGGAAATACCGATTTTCGGGGTGTGTCTTGGTCACCAATCAATAGCACAGGTGTTTGGTGGAGATGTTGTACGTGCAGAACGTCTTATGCATGGGAAAACATCAGAAATGAATCATGACGGCAGAACGATCTATGAAGGGTTAAGTAATCCATTTACCGCAACTCGGTATCATTCTCTTATAGTCAAACGAGAGACACTGCCTGATTGCTTTGAGATTACATCATGGA is from Bacillus tianshenii and encodes:
- the pabA gene encoding aminodeoxychorismate/anthranilate synthase component II, producing MILMIDNYDSFTFNLVQYLGELGQELVVKRNDEITIEEIRELNPRFLMISPGPCSPNEAGISMDAIREFSGEIPIFGVCLGHQSIAQVFGGDVVRAERLMHGKTSEMNHDGRTIYEGLSNPFTATRYHSLIVKRETLPDCFEITSWTDEGEIMGIRHKALPVEGVQFHPESIMTNLGKQLLANFIKKYGEEQCIST